A DNA window from bacterium contains the following coding sequences:
- a CDS encoding thiamine pyrophosphate-dependent dehydrogenase E1 component subunit alpha, whose product MTKQSAQFPTPASYGIPEELPDIDYGVIKRDEHARIYRWMLLGRRVEETAISLYRQGKVVGGVYPGIGHEAITVGSTFPLLQEDWLAPMHRDLTAQMVKGQPSKFVFSQYLGRKNSPTHGKDGSVHLSNYDYNINGCISHIGAMLPFIVGVTYAGKQRGESCCAVTYFGDGGVSIGDFHEGMNFASVVKAPILVFIENNQFAYSTPLDKQYNIKSQADRAIAYGIPGISIDGNNVLAVVAATKHFLNRARAGKGPALIECVTMRILGHSAHDAADYVPGKMLEEWKKFDPIPRYQRYLLRKKILSEREFGAIEASVEEEIRQGVEWAEAQPYPAGWEAGEGVYATGLAKRSNKLWE is encoded by the coding sequence ATGACGAAACAATCTGCCCAGTTTCCCACCCCGGCATCTTACGGCATCCCGGAAGAGTTGCCCGATATCGATTACGGAGTTATTAAGCGCGACGAGCACGCCCGTATCTATCGTTGGATGTTGTTGGGAAGACGGGTAGAAGAAACCGCGATCTCGCTCTACCGGCAAGGTAAGGTTGTCGGCGGCGTATATCCCGGCATTGGACATGAAGCAATTACTGTGGGTAGCACATTTCCGCTGCTGCAGGAGGATTGGCTCGCCCCGATGCACCGCGACCTCACGGCACAGATGGTGAAAGGGCAACCCTCAAAGTTCGTTTTCTCACAGTATCTCGGACGAAAGAACTCGCCAACTCACGGTAAAGACGGTTCTGTCCACCTCTCGAATTACGATTACAACATCAACGGCTGCATCAGTCACATCGGAGCGATGCTGCCGTTTATTGTCGGTGTCACCTACGCCGGAAAGCAGCGTGGTGAGTCGTGTTGCGCGGTTACCTACTTCGGTGACGGCGGCGTTTCCATCGGTGATTTTCACGAAGGAATGAACTTCGCTTCGGTAGTGAAAGCGCCGATTTTAGTCTTCATTGAGAACAACCAGTTTGCCTATTCAACACCGCTCGACAAGCAGTACAACATTAAATCACAAGCCGACCGCGCCATCGCCTACGGCATTCCCGGCATTTCCATCGACGGCAATAATGTGCTCGCCGTAGTCGCTGCCACAAAACATTTTCTGAATCGCGCTCGCGCCGGAAAGGGTCCTGCTCTCATTGAGTGTGTAACAATGCGAATACTGGGACACAGCGCGCACGATGCCGCCGATTATGTGCCCGGAAAAATGCTCGAAGAGTGGAAGAAATTTGATCCGATTCCACGCTATCAACGCTATCTCTTGCGGAAGAAAATCCTCAGCGAGCGGGAGTTCGGCGCAATTGAGGCAAGTGTCGAGGAAGAAATTCGACAAGGGGTCGAGTGGGCAGAGGCGCAACCATATCCAGCAGGGTGGGAAGCCGGCGAAGGGGTGTATGCAACAGGCCTCGCAAAACGCAGCAACAAGCTGTGGGAATAG